From a region of the Panicum virgatum strain AP13 chromosome 2K, P.virgatum_v5, whole genome shotgun sequence genome:
- the LOC120667549 gene encoding putative F-box/LRR-repeat protein At5g02700, giving the protein MLHPGQARVAAAPPPAAHPHPMDPSRRAPAVKMEPPGPISKRRRTDSGELEAGESPPVAAEASEVPNPQPTAPPSPPSDEGGGGGDGVDYISGLPDTILGEIIALLSTRDAARVQTLASRWRHIWRAAPLNLDGGELPDADEALAGAVSRILADHPGPGLRFCIPSHLVVNHPATVDAWLRSPALDGLQELDFSWSRFEWSRREPPPSTFRFAATLREATFCQLDLPDATVDALHFPRLTHLALRHSSMSKRSLHTMISSSTCPVLECLLLEDCYGCRRLRVTSNSLRSIAVSAQCHAGKPRLKEVILVNAPSLERFLYISINEAINVSVIIAPKLETLGCLDDELDSSRLVFGTTVLQGFLVVSLTTVVRSVKILALKSLYIKLDTIIDLMKCFPCLEKLYIKSCVSGQEMNRWRRKHKDFIKCSDIRLKTIVLEQYQGIRSQVNFASFFLLNARELELMTLEVESEDYNEEFFAEQHRMLQMEKKASKGARLHFTANGCQRFLMHVDHIRDLSITDPFECRC; this is encoded by the exons ATGCTCCACCCAGGCCAGGCTAGGgttgcggcggcgccgccaccagccGCCCACCCGCATCCCATGGACCCAAGCCGCCGAGCGCCGGCCGTGAAGATGGAGCCGCCGGGTCCCATTTCTAAAAGGAGGCGGACGGATTCGGGGGAGCTAGAGGCCGGCGAGTCCCCGCCGGTGGCGGCAGAAGCCTCGGAGGTACCGAATCCCCAGCCTACAGCGCCGCCATCTCCACCAAGcgatgaaggcggcggcggcggcgacggcgttgaCTACATCAGCGGCCTCCCCGACACCATCCTCGGCGAAATCATCGCGCTCCTCTCCACCAGGGACGCCGCCCGCGTCCAGACCCTCGCCTCCCGGTGGCGCCACATCTGGCGCGCCGCCCCTCTCAacctcgacggcggcgagctccccgACGCCGACGAGGCCCTCGCCGGGGCCGTCTCCCGCATCCTCGCCGACCACCCCGGCCCCGGCCTCCGCTTCTGCATCCCGTCGCACCTCGTCGTCAACCACCCCGCTACTGTGGACGCCTGGCTGCGCTCCCCGGCGCTCGACGGCCTCCAGGAGCTTGACTTCAGTTGGAGCCGGTTTGAATGGTCGCGCcgagagccgccgccgtctaCTTTCCGCTTCGCGGCCACCCTCCGTGAGGCTACCTTTTGCCAGCTCGACCTCCCGGATGCCACGGTTGATGCGCTTCACTTCCCCCGGCTCACGCACCTCGCACTTCGACATTCCAGCATGTCCAAGCGCTCCCTGCACACCATGATTTCCAGTTCCACCTGCCCTGTCCTGGAATGCTTGCTGCTCGAAGACTGCTACGGGTGCCGCCGGCTCCGGGTTACCTCAAACAGCCTCAGAAGCATTGCCGTCAGTGCTCAATGCCATGCCGGCAAGCCCCGGTTAAAGGAAGTCATCCTTGTCAACGCCCCTTCCCTTGAAAGGTTCCTCTATATTAGCATAAACGAGGCAATCAATGTGTCTGTAATTATTGCGCCGAAACTGGAGACCTTAGGCTGTCTTGATGATGAGCTCGATTCCTCCAGACTCGTGTTTGGCACCACGGTTCTTCAG GGATTCCTTGTTGTGAGCTTGACTACGGTGGTGCGCAGTGTCAAGATTCTTGCTCTCAAATCACTTTATATTAAACTTGATACGATTATTGACTTGATGAAATGTTTTCCATGTTTagagaagttgtacatcaag TCTTGTGTTTCAGGCCAAGAAATGAATCGCTGGCGTCGTAAACATAAGGATTTCATTAAATGCTCTGATATCCGTCTCAAGACAATAGTGTTGGAGCAGTATCAAGGCATTAGATCACAAGTCAACTTTGCCTCATTCTTTCTATTGAATGCGAGAGAGCTAGAGTTAATGACACTTGAGGTTGAAAGCGAAGATTACAATGAGGAGTTTTTTGCAGAACAACATAGGATGCTTCAGATGGAGAAAAAGGCTTCAAAAGGTGCTCGGTTACATTTTACGGCAAATGGATGTCAGCGTTTTCTTATGCACGTTGACCATATCCGTGATTTGTCTATAACCGATCCCTTTGAATGTAGATGTTAA